The Streptomyces sp. RKND-216 genomic sequence ACCGGCATGGACCCCCTGGCCCGCCGCGCCGTATGGGCCGCGGTGGACCGCCGCCGCGCCGAGCACGGCACCACGGTGGTGCTGGTGACCCACAACGTCATCGAGGCGGAGACGGTGCTGGACCGGGTGGCCGTGCTGGACCGCGGCCGGGTCGTGGCCTGCGACACCCCGGGCGGGCTGAAGGCGCTGGTGGGCGAGGACGTGCGGCTGGAGCTGGTGTGGCGGGAGGGCCCGCCGCTCGACGTGCCCGAGATCGCCGCGCTGCGCGCGGACGCCGCCGTGTCCGGGCGGCGCTGGACGCTGCGGATGACGCCTGCGGCCGCGCGGACGGCCGTCACCGCCGTCACCTGCGGACCCGCCTTCGCCGCGCTGGACGATTTCACGCTCGCCACCCCGAGCCTGGAGGATGTCTACCTTGCACTCGGGGGTCGCACGGAGGGACTGGTGAAAGCGTGAACCACGACCCGAGGAGCAGCGCCAGGTGAGCACCACAGCTGCCCACGACGATGTCGTCGCGGCCCAGGCCACCGGAGCAGGCGCCGCGCCGGGCCGTCTCGCCGGGCCGTCTCCCCGGGACCGCGCCGCCGCGGACCGCTCCGTGCCGCACGCGCCGCTCCGCGGGACCGTGCCGTCCGCCGCCGGACCCGCGCCGCTCGCCCCGCGCGCCGCCACCTGGCCGGCGCTGGTAGCCGTCTACCGCGCCCAGCTCTCCCGCGCCCGCGTCGCCCGCATCCCGCTGCTGTTCGTCGCCACCTTCCAGTCGCTGGGGATCATGGTGCTGATGCGCGGCGTGGTCGACGGCGGCGCGGAGGCGCGCGCGGTCGTCGCGGGTTCCAGCGTGCTCGTCGTGGCGTTCGTGGCGTTGAACCTGCTCGCCCAGTACTTCGGCCAGCTCCGCGCCAGCGGCGGCCTCGACCACTACGCCACGCTGCCGGTGCCTGCCGCCGCGGTGGTGCTGGGCGCGGCCGGGGCTTACGCGTCGTTCACCGTGCCGGGAGTGGTCGTCACCGCCGTCGTGGGGTGCCTGCTGTACTCCCTGCCGCTCGGCGGCCTCTGGGTCCTGCTCGCCGTGATCCCGCTGACCGGAGCGGCGCTGGCGGGGCTCGGCGCCGCGCTGGGCCTGCTCGCGCCCCGTGCGGAAC encodes the following:
- a CDS encoding ABC transporter permease, coding for MPHAPLRGTVPSAAGPAPLAPRAATWPALVAVYRAQLSRARVARIPLLFVATFQSLGIMVLMRGVVDGGAEARAVVAGSSVLVVAFVALNLLAQYFGQLRASGGLDHYATLPVPAAAVVLGAAGAYASFTVPGVVVTAVVGCLLYSLPLGGLWVLLAVIPLTGAALAGLGAALGLLAPRAELATVCGQLGMSAALLLGVLPGGRLPEPVQWLRDLLPSTYGVEALGRTFAARPDWGHVVLDLGVCAAVGVLSLAIATWAYRRAAVR